The genomic segment GGCGGCCGACGAGCTCGCGAATCGTACTGATGCACGTCTCGTCGTCGGGCATTTTGTAGTCCGTCACACCCGAGATCTCGGAATGGGTTGTTGCACCTCCCAGCGTCTCGTTGTCGACATCTTCGCCGATCGCGGCTTTCACCAGAAAGGGTCCTGCAAGAAACACGGATCCCGTTCCGTCGACAATGAGGGCTTCATCGCTCATGATCGGCAGGTAGGCGCCTCCGGCGACGCAGCTCCCCATGATGGCCGAAATCTGTGGGACACCCATGCTCGAGAGGACAGCGTTGTTTCGGAATATGCGACCGAAGTGTTCCTTGTCCGGGAAGATCTCGTCCTGCATCGGAAGGAAGACGCCGGCGGAATCAACCAGGTATATAATCGGGATCCTGTTCTCAAGTGCAAGCTCCTGAGCGCGCAGGTTCTTCTTCGCTGTTATGGGAAACCACGCCCCCGCTTTGACGGTGGCGTCGTTCGCCACGATTACGCACAGCCGGCCGGACACTTTGCCCAGCCCCATGACTGTGCCGGCGGCCGGACAGCCTCCCTCATCCTCATACATTCCATCGCCCGCGAACAGGCCGAACTCCAGAAATTGTACACCGGGGTCGATCAGGTGGTCGACTCGCTCGCGGGCGGTCAGCTTGCCACGGTCGTGCTCGCGCTTGACGCGAGCCTCTCCACCGCCAAGTCTGACGCGCGCGCCGCGTGAACGCAACTCGTCCAGCAGTGACAAATAGGACTTCGCCCGCTCGTCATAGTCCTTCTTGTTGTTGACGTGCGAGCCAATGGAGCCAACAGACTCTGCATCCGACATATTCCGCTACCATCGGTGGAAGAATGAGACGCGAAGTTAGATGCGGCTACCGCCAAAAAAAAGCCCGGCGAAAAGCCGGGCGACCGAGAGAACGTAGCTGCAGGAACCGCGCCTATATGAAGGCAATGATCTTCTGCATGATTTCGTTACGGGGCTCACCCGTCTTGTCGTGGATAAGGTCGACCATTTTCGAGAGATCTCCCCTGGCCTTCTTCATTTCCTTATCGCCAAAGTCGTGCTCGCTCCAGACCGCTTTGATCTGGTCCTTCACTCGCCTCCAACTCTCATTCATGTGCTGGGTAGCCATCGTACATCCCTGTTAGACCCGACT from the Rhodothermales bacterium genome contains:
- a CDS encoding general stress protein CsbD, whose amino-acid sequence is MATQHMNESWRRVKDQIKAVWSEHDFGDKEMKKARGDLSKMVDLIHDKTGEPRNEIMQKIIAFI